TCACTTGCAAGCATAATCGCAGATAAGCCTCGGATACCCAATTGTCATTCAACACGGATCTGAATGGACGATCTACCCTGACATTTGGAGAAGATACGAAGTTAGGTCCAAGCACATTTTTTTAGAAAAATTAAAAATTGAAGGAGAAAATTATAGACTAATTGAAATGATCATGGTATTAATTTTTTAGAACCCGTGGACAAAAACTCACTTAAAAAGTCCTAAAATTTGTCCAGTCCATGGGGTGCAGCGCAATATACCTTAGTAGGGTCTTACACATTTAAGCACGCCAACTGATTGTTTCTAAAAGAATTTTCGGGAAATTTAGGCTCTAGCCGTCAAACTCAAGTTGAAGATACTCCCGAAGAAAGCAGCTTTCCCAAAGATCAAGCCACCGCCCCGGTTCGTTCTCCGCATCGCAAGTAAGATAACATCCACACTAAAAAATCAAACGTTCGTTAAATCTCTTTTAAATCTTTCTGTGCACAATGAAAACATGCCAGAGGGAAACAAATGGATTTTGACTCAATACTCAGATTTTTTCGCGTTACCAAAGAGGGAGAAACATCTTGCCAAGAGCAAGATGTTGCTTCACCTATTTTAAAAGACGATTTCTTCGTTAATGATTTAAATCCTACTGATATTTACGAGTTTGCAGAAAGTTTTAAAATACTGAATGTGTTGGATGAAACTAATGTGCAAACCCCTATCAATGCCAACAAAATAATAGATAAATCTTTCCTTTATCACAATGACGATCTTACAGTTATAGATCTGGAGAATGCACATGATATCCGCTGGAATGATTTCATGAAGGATGACGTAGATAGCACAACACTCCAGCCTGCTAATTGCGAAAAGAAAACAGCTACTGTGGATCTTGATACAATCATTAATCATGAAGGTGATCTTATATTTGCCGGCGATGAATTTGATACTATCAATTTTGCAGATGAAGGGTGGGAACTTATTGAACACATCTCTGGTGACCAGGATCATCCAAATTATGACGTGTTCTTACACGTTGAAACTGGTGCAGTCGTTCAAATCGAAAACTCAATTATCACCCATTATCCTGAAGGGTAGGAAGACCTATTAAATGGAAAGCAATACGAATAAGCAACAAAAAAAAGAAGCAGAGTTTCTTAGTATTTTTGACATATATAAACAGTTTCCTTTTGACTGGTCTCTTATCTCAAATATTATCCACTGGCAGTCAGGAACAGAACTTCTCCTTGGAGACTTGTTTGCGTTTGAAACTGGCGACCAATTCATTAATCGAATGGATAGCAAAGCTTTTGAAGAAAGAGTTAAGAATTTACATAATCTGCTCGTATCAAAAACACCTTTTGAGCAAACTTATGATCTTTTTGTCCAAAACGATCAAATCTGCACAGTTTGCGAGAAAGGACGGTTGGTCAATTCTCCGCAAGGGTATCCCGTACAATTTCAAGGAGTGCTAGAGTGCGTTTCTCCGCCTGTATCAATGGATCGTTCGGCGCAGCCGAAACCTCCGGGTACGAAAGATAAAAACACAGGATTTCTACATCGGCAGGCCATTGTAAAGCACCTTGAGAAAATTCTAGCCGATGACACTGGTGAGCCCATCGAGTCAGCATTCGTTCATATGCGTATCAATCGATTGGCACAGATAGGATTGCAGTATGGTTTACAAGAAACTCAAAAGGTTATAAAGCGCATCGCCAACGAAATTAGAGGCGTTATG
Above is a genomic segment from Pseudomonadota bacterium containing:
- a CDS encoding GGDEF domain-containing protein codes for the protein MESNTNKQQKKEAEFLSIFDIYKQFPFDWSLISNIIHWQSGTELLLGDLFAFETGDQFINRMDSKAFEERVKNLHNLLVSKTPFEQTYDLFVQNDQICTVCEKGRLVNSPQGYPVQFQGVLECVSPPVSMDRSAQPKPPGTKDKNTGFLHRQAIVKHLEKILADDTGEPIESAFVHMRINRLAQIGLQYGLQETQKVIKRIANEIRGVMRDCDEIGRLSGNSFGIILDKCNQHEIVAVAKRLVEAIEFAGIRAKDSNVPIQVAIGGSVIRAHEKITPEVIIQHSERALMDAVNIKKMALPTAFVSQRLQNQEEISHSRRKEDLQDQQS